GTAACAGAATCATTTACTGAATATCTGTCTTTGGTATAAGCTGGTATAATGCCTGTTCTTCTGTAAACAATAAAAGGAAATGTAGTACCCTGTTCAGATATTAAAGGGAATATTTTATCCTGTAATTTGGCTACTATATCTGTATTACTATGTAATATGTCATAGATAGCTTTCCCTATTTGTAAACTCATTCTTTTACTTTTTAGCTACTCTATTAATTGATTCTGAAATAAGCTTATCTAATGAATCAAATATATCTTTCTCTTTATTTGCTTTAGCAGTTTTAAAAAAGTAGTGTGCTGTCATTGCCCCTCTCTTAGCTCCATTCTTTCTAAGAGTTCTGGTTACAGTTCCTTTCTCAAAGAACTTTAACCTAAAGTCTCCCATAATATGTACTTTGGCTTCTGTGGCTTCTCTATCAACTTTTAATTTAATACCACTGCCTAAAGTTTTAGCGTTTCATTTGTTCCGGCTATTTATTTTACTGCCAACAATACCTCTTAATTGTGTCTTAGTTTCCTTTACTAAGATTCTGGCTGCTGCTCTTAAAGCATTTCTATAAGCTTTCTTTTGTTCTTTACCTGTAAGATCTGCAAACTTGTTTAGTACATCTTCAGCATTTACTTCTAAACCTTCATTACTCATTTATAAGCTCTCCTATAATTGTTATTGCCTGTTTGTACAGTTCTTTATTAATTGAGATTATTTTGTACTTCTTACCATTATAAATAATCCTGTCTGCTTCTTCTACATTGTGATAAAGCCTAATGGTAAAAGTTAAATTATAGGTATGGATAATTTCGTAATTCTGGTTTAGCCTGTTCCCTGAATTGGTAGTTACCTGTGCTCTGGTAGTGAACTTGTCCACTCATAAAGAAGTAGTAGCCCCAAAGGTATCTTTAGTAGCAGTCAGCTTCTGAATAGTTATTGTTTCTCTCATTAAACCAGCTCTCATACTTATTTTATGCCATAGTGTTTATATAATCCCAGCAGATACTCATAAGATAAAGGAAGTTTAGCTACTGTAGTAAATGTGACAGGTTCTCTGTTTGCATAGAAGTTACCAATCATTAGTAACATTGCGTGAATTATAGCAGGTGGCAATTCACCACCCACTTCTAACTCACTTAATGATACTACATCTAAATGTTGTTTCACAGTATCTTCTGCTACAGTAATTAAATCCAGTATATACAAATCATCTGCTTTAAAATCCATATCCACCAGTAAATGCTGTTTAGCTTGTTCCAGTGTAATATAATTCATTGCTTAGATTACTTTAAGATTGCTTTCTGGAAAGATTCAGTTCTGCGTGGTTTAGCATCAAAATAAGCATTGATAACAAGTCTTACTTTACCATTAGCAGCCTGTGTATAAGGATCTACAGTTAAATCAATTCCACCCCATTGACCAATTACATAATCTTCAAAGCATCCAAATACTACACCCTTAGAAGGTACAGCAGAAGTACAAAGTGTATTGTAACCGTTTACTTCGTTACCGTCCATAAGATAACCAGCTACACCAGTATCTTTAAGTGTTGTCTTTAATGCACCTTTAGCAGATGGAGAAACAATAAATACTTTGTTCCCTTTTACGTTTGCAGATTCTAAGGCTGTTTCCATTGAAACAATATCTTTATAGGTTACATCTGTAGCAGAAACTGTAACACCGTTTAATAGTCCTGCTGGTTGTGTACTTGTTGCTGCTTCTGAACCTAATACTGTTGCTTCCAGTTTATTGGAGATTGCATTTACAATATCTCTTTTAAGCATTTCTTCTGCGCTCAAAGATTCCTGAATCAAGAATTGTTTTGATACATCAATATAAGCAGTCAGTCTTTTTGGTTCTAAGGTTACTTCACTGAAAGCACCAGCACCATCTGAAGCTCCAGCCGTTTCACCAGCTCACGCTACATTACTGCCTGAATAAGCAGGAATAGATACATTACCAGTTAATCCAGAAAGGTATGAAGCACCAGCTTGTACCATCACTAAATTAGCTCTTAATGGTTCTAAGATTCCCAGTTTATCTTCTGTTACTATTTCTTCTCCAGCAGTTGCTACAGTTGCAGAAACAGTAGCTCTTTGTTCTACAGGCAAAACTATCTGACCTGCATAATTTTGTCCAGACTTTCTAAATTCAGCAATACCTGCATTAATTACTTCCTGTGCTCTTTCGTCTAATTGTCTGTTGTTTGCTACGTCATTGATAGCTTTTAGTAATGAAAAATTCTCTTTCATAGTTTTAGTTTGTTTAGTTACGTTGTTAAGGTTACGTTTGTTTTCTTCTTCAATAGATCTTATCTGGTTATCAATCTCTGCCAACTGCTTAGTAATGCTATCAAATTCTGTATTCTCTACATCATTCAATTTTCTGATTTCTTTCTCAGCACCAGATACTATTTCCTGTGCTCTTTTCTTTAGTTGGTCTTTTTCGTCTAGTAATTCTAGTGTGTTCTTCATTAATTTACTTTACTTTTAAGTAATTCAAAATATCCTTTTAAATCATCTTCGTTTAAATCCTGTATCTTTCTAAGAGCTACAGAAGTATCTGGATAGGCTTCTTTATAAACTGGTGAAACGTCAAACAACTCTTTAAACTTTGTGATCTTTCTTAGATAAGTTCCATTACTCCTTTTTTCCCACTGGTCGTTATCAATGGTAAAAGCAAAACTGGAAGTACTTATATCTCCTCTTTTTAATCCTTCTAAAAGTTCATCACCTAAAGCTGTTGCTGGTGCTTCAAACCTGTACTTTAATCCAGTATTATCTACTTCCAACTGCAAAGAACCATTTCCAAACTTTGATCTGGCTAGTACACCTCTTTCTTCGTTATGGTTCAGTAAGCATAGTATATCTGATTTTTCTAATATGCCTTCTATGGCTTCTGGTTCTATCACTTCAGTAAATCCTCCTAAGTCTCTGGATTCCTTATTAAAGACTAAAGCATAACCTTCTACAGTTCTGCTATCTTCTTTGGCTCTTACTTCTCAGCTACTGTTTCTAATTTCCTTCATTTGTAATAGTTAGTATTTTAATTCCATTCATCTTATCATCTACTACTTTATTAATATACCCTGCCAAATCTGGCTGTTCTGCTATGTCTCCACCAATCTTTCCCCATTCACCTTTCTGTATTACTTCAGCAGGTTGTGTAGTCAGTTGCATAGAGTAATTACTTTCTATAAGTTTAATGTCTAATGGTGTATTACTGATTGTAATATCTAATGCTGTTTCACTCATACTAAATTCTGTTATCCTTTAAATAGAAACTGGTTTCACCTTCTACCACTTCATCAATATAGCCATCTGAATAAGATGTATTAGCTGTTTTGATATGGTACTGGTAATAAATTAATCCTTCTTCCAGTTTAGCCAGATCATCAGCATTTATAAGTAGAATGTCTGCTGTATCTGTAACAACAATACTAGTAAGTACACCTGTAGATTTTACCCAACTTCCAGTACAGAATGTTTGCCTGAATGTGGTAAAGATCTTAATGGTGTATTCATCCAGATCAGAGATTCTAAGAGTGTTTCCAGACTTATCTTTAATGTTCAGGTTTAACTGTATATCACTGCCTTTACAAATTCGCTTTACCATCTTCTTTCTCTTTTACTGCGTTCTTTAATGTTTGTACGTTTACCTGTACAAAAGTGTGATCTCCATCTGATAAAGCTGGTAAATCAAGTGCTTTTCTAATCTCATTAGGAGTAATTACACCTATCTGGAATAACTTGTTATAGTACTCTGCCAGACTAGCCTTATCAGCTCTTAGTAAAGCTGAAGTATCAAACTTAATATCAATGCAATCTCTTTCAGAAGGCTTATAAAGTTTGCGTTCAAATTCCAGTTCTATCTTCTCCAATAATGGGGAAAGTGTATCTGTTAAGAATGCCAGTTGAGTAGCTTCTACAGTTGAATAACTGGACTTACTAAGATCAAATGCTTTAACTGGTGAAACACCAAAGAACCGGCAAACATCAATTACATTAAATTCCCTTGTTTCTAATAACTGTGCATCTGCTGGACTTACTGTTATAGCTTGAAAGTCCATATTACCTTCTAAAACAGCTACACCATTAGGTGTTCCAGTAGAAGGTGAAAAGGCTGTTTGTCAGCTTGTTTTTAAATCACTTTTTTGTTTGCTTGTAAGTGAACTTTGCGCTTTTAAGATACCAGCTAAATTAGCTCCACCTTTAAAGAATCCAGCAGCGTGTGCTTCAGAATCAGTAGATAGACCTAAAGTCTGTTTTGCGTGTGATAGTGTACTAATTCCATTGATACCGTCATAACTAAAGTTTAGTATATGAATTATATTAATAGGTTCTACCAGATAATTAAAACCAGTAACAGAATACATCTGTTTATTAGCCTTGTCTGTAGTAACCACTGTTACCAAATCTGGATCTAAATACTGTAATGAGATAGCATTACCACTTTTATCTCTTTCTATGTAAGCATAACCATTACCCCTTAAAAGTACACTTGCTATTAATACCTGTATAAATGTGAACCTGCTCATTTTGCTGTTAGGTTCTTTGTTCAGTAAATAGTAAGTAGGATGGTTTACATACTTTGTTTTATAACCAGAAGAATCTATAAAGTAAGGTTCTAAAGGAAGTTGTGCCACTGAAGAGCTAATTACATCTACACATCTATAGACAGCAGATAGTAGCATAGCTTTATTAGTAGTATAACCACCATTAGAATTATACATAAGAGAATCAAAGAAATAACTTCTTTCCTCTTTATCTTCTGGTTCTTTCTTTGTTCTTTTAAATCAATTTCCCATTAAATTATATTGTAAATATGTCATTAGAATAGTGTGGACACTCTAAATACATTCCTAAAGCCTGTATGATTGCTATAGTACCATCAATCTTTTTTTTGCCTACACTTTTATCTGGTTTTACATTGCCATTATGATCTGATTTTAGTACTACGTTTCTAAAGCAGAATCTGTTAATCTCATTGTTATCTATTACAGCTTTACCAGATAAAATAAGTCTCTCCAGCTCTCTGGTTGGTTTATTAAAATTGGCTAAAGACTGGCTGTATTCTTCCAGTGGTAAACCTTCAGAAGTTGCGTTAATGGCTCATTGTGTAGCATTGTATTTGTCATATCCCACAGAAACAATATTAACTACATCAGAATATTTAAGCATATCAGTAGTTATATAGTCATAGTCTGTAACGTTGCCAGGTGTTATAGTTAGTAAGCCTTGTTGCTTCCAGCACTTATAAAGTTCTTTGTCTACCTTTTCTTTTAAAGCAGATTCTGGAAGATAATAGTGCACTTTGAAATAGTACTTATCATCTTTAACTATCAGATAAGCTACTGCTGTTAAATCAGATGTAGCTCCTAAATCTACTCCTATGTAACAAGTCTCATCTTTAAAAGAAGAAAGATCAACCTGTTTACTGGATCTTAATATATATTCATCTGGTAGCCATATATTAGAAGAATCACACCATAAGTTTAGTGTTTTGGTTTTTACACCTACTTCATCAGAAGGGTTATTAATTGCTTGCTGTACCTGTCCTTTAATGTATTTGGTAGTAACGGTAATATCTAAGTTAGGAGCACACTTAATTCAGTTCTTTTCATCTCTCCAATCATCTTCAGTATCTAATGAATAAATAGCTATAAACATTTCATCATCTGTTTTTAGCTCGTTCAAAACCTCTATAGCTACAGTTCTTAATTGATAACAAGGAAGTGTTTTATCAAATCCAGCAGTAGTAATAGTACATAAATGGGGATTCTCCCGCATACCCATACTGGACTTTATAACGTCTCTTACTTTGCTGTTTGGTGCAGCGTGGTATTCATCCAGTAAACCAAATGAAGCGTTGAAACCATCCAGTTTACTATCATCAGCAGCCAGTACTTTGAGTTTACTGTTTGTACTTCTGAATAGAATATCAGCCCTGTAAGGTGTTAAGTATTTAGTTTTGGGATCTAGTCCTTTGACAAAGTTACTACACATATCAAAGGCTATTTTAGCCTGTTCTTTACTGTTTGCAGCTAAAAGAACTTCAGCACCATCTTCACCGTCAGTTATTAAGTAGTAAAGGCATAAAGCAGCAGCTAAAGCTGTTTTACCTTGTTTCCTACTAACTTCAATGTAAGAGCTGGTAAATCTTCTGGTTCCTGTAGATTTTCAGTAAAAGCCTATAATGTTTGCTATTATAAACTGCTGTCAACCTTCCAGAATAAATGGTTTGCCTGAATGCTTACCAGTGAAGTGTTTGAGTGTGCTTATAAATGCTATAGCCCTGTCTACTTTGTCTTCCCTAAACTCCAGATCATTCCTTCTAAGATCAGTCTGGAATCTCTTACAAGCAAGCTTTATAGTTTCACCTGTTGTTATTTCATCATTAAGAACTTTACTACAGTAATCATAGTAAAGTTTCATCTTATCTAACTTCCTTTCCCTCTTTTATAAACTGCTCAAAAGGTGAAGGTTCAGCATCTTCATTATCTTTCTTTGGTAGTTTGGTTCTGGATTTAGCAGTTAAACCAAACTCCAGCATTACTTTCATTGCCTGCGTTTGTGCATCTTTAGCTATCTTTATAAGTGGGTGTGGTGCTATATTACCTCTATCACTAGTAACAGTCAGACCATCTATCTCTAACTGCTTAGAAGCCTTAATAAACATTGAATAATTGCGTGCTAACATAGTTAATGCTGCACTATCTACTTCTTCTAATATTCTCCTGCTTTCTAGCTCTGAAAGTACATCTGCCATATATTCAGTAGCATCATTTTCTATATCCTCTGGAATTGTATATTTTCCCATATTAAAAATATTTTTATCATTTCTAATATGAAACCTAATTAATGGCTGCCAATAAATTAATCTTCTCTATTGTTGGGATCAGCTAAGTATTCATTTAAAACACTTGTAATGTAATCCTGCACGTTATTAAATTCATCAGAATTACATAAATAAATATCATCAGGATTAATATTATTGAATATTTCATAAGTCAGAAGGTAACGAACTGTCTTTTTAGTTGATTGACTACTCACTGCATTATAGAATAATAAAAGCAACTCGTGCTGAGATAGTTGTGCACGAAATATTTTTGAGTAAGTTTTAACTCCTTTAAAATCAGCAATCATATCCATTAGATAATATATGTTCCGATAATATTGTCCTAATATATATCCATTTCTTTTATAAATGTAATCACCAACATAACGAAAAGCTTTATACATTGATATGATATCATTACTTACTATTTTGCTATTAATTACACTACTAGCATAGTTGTAATATGATTTACAATTAAAACATTTACCACTATCCATTTTATCAAGATATGATTTAAGTTTTTTCTTTAGTAAGTCAATATTGATATTTTCTTTAAAATACTGTAGTTCTTCTTCAGCACACATTCTCCTTATAAAGCCTGATTTAGTTTGAATAGTATTTGTGTATCGAAAAAACATACTAGCAGCAGATTCATATAATTCAATATTATTTTTTAAATCAAGTTTATCATTTATCATCTCATTTATAACAACATATTGCACTAATTTTTCCTTTAGATTCTCTTCTAAGTGCAGTGAAGCAACTTTTTCAGCTTGTATTTGATATAATTCAAGCATTTTAAAAAATACACTTCTCTCTTCTGTAGCTTTGGCTTGCTTGTTAGAATTTATAATGGCATATATTGCACCAGCAAAAGCTAACAATCCAGTTATTGAGCCAAAATAACTACCAAAGTCTCCCCAATCGCCTGAATCATTAGAAGGTACACCAAAAAACCACGCACAATAAAAAATTAGCATAAATAAGGCTACACCAATTATTATAATAATTATTCTTTCTAGTAGAGAACTTTCTTCCCATTTTTTTCTCAAATGCATAACATATTTGATTTGAATTATATACAAAGATATGAATCTCAATCCAATATTTTTAGCTTTTTACCTAATCATTAATTTTATTGGTGAAATTTTTGTATCTTTACAAGGAGCCTAAAGCATATAACCAATGAAATTAACATCAATGCAAACACGTATCACAGTAAGATTAGATAATGATTTGAGCCAAAATTTAGATATACTTCATAAAGCAACCAAAGTAGATAAAGCTAAATTAGTTAGATTAATAATGAAAGACTTTTTTAATAAGAATAATGAACTATTAGACAAATACTATGAAGAAACAAAAACCAACTAAAGAAACACTACTACAACATATTTATGATAATGGGATAGAAAGTACTTGTAAACAATGAAACACTACAGAAGCAGAATTACTTAATATTCTGTACCCGGATAAAGAACAAGCTCCTAAAATTAGAAAAGTAGGTAATAAAGCTACTATTAATAAAGATGTATCTGCTATTATAGAAAAGAACTATACTAAACTATGATCTAAGTATGTAAAAGACAAATCTAAGCTGGCTATGTGCCAGACCTCAGAAGATATATTTCACAATACACTTATAAAAGTAATGGAAGAACTGTCTGAAATAGATGAAATACAAGTTCTGAATTACATAGATTACAGGCTTAAAATGGTGAATTTCCAGATAAAACAAGATCAGAAAGAACTTTATAAACATCAAATCTATTTAGAAGATGCCAACACTAAAGAAAGCCCCAGCACCACAGAATAAGTCTAATAAAAGGAAGGAAAGACAGGAAGTATATAATACTACCAGATGAAGAAAATTAAGAGATGCCAAACTACTGGAGCAACCGCTTTGTGAAGTATGTTTAGCTAAAGGATTTATCAAGCCTGCCGAAGATGTGCACCATATCCAATCATTTATGAATTATGAAGGCTTAAAGCGTCGGGAAATGGCTTTCAACTACAACAATCTACAGAGTATCTGCAAAGAGTGCCATCAAAAGGAACACAATCACTAAATCTTAGATTTTCCCAAATCAAACATCAGAATATTGACTTCAGAAGCTCCTGAGTGTCTTAAATAAATAAGAATGCAAATTGTGCAATTTTAATTTTACAAATGTATTATCTTTGTATTATAAGAGAAAGAGAAATATTCCAAAGTTTATCAATACATTCTACCGGAATTTTAAATTTACTAATTTACTCAGATACATAACCTTGTGAGATTTTTTTAGGTTAAGCCGAATAAAACCAGATAAAAAATCTGGTTTTATTTTTCTGTTTAAAGAAATATTTCCTATTCCCAAAGTAAGATTATTTCCTAGTACTCTACATTCCTATACTACATTCCATTAGTATCTTCAGAACCCTTGCGGGTTCATCAGATAAATACAATTTTAAACCTTTCAATAATTACTGTTATGTGACTATATGACAAAAAAGTTTATGACAAACTTAGCACGCTAAGAAAAGTGAACCATTTAAGTACTACAAATATTAAATGGCTAAGAAGAAATAGATATATCATTGAAATTACAGAAGATCAAATAAATCCAGATTCAGAAATAATAACCTATAAAGAGCGAGAGCCATACAATGAAACAAAAGAATCTTCCCTTTAAAAGTTATACTATTATGAATAATAGCTTAATAATGAACTTTGGCTGCTCAGATGTTTACAGGCTATTTATATTATCACTAACCACAGACCGGGAATTAAAAACTGATACAACTTTAGATCAGTTAGCTGATTTCGTTGGTGAAAAGGTTACGGCTTATAATGGTAACAATAAAAGTAAATCATTTACCGATAAACTAAGAGAAAGTAAAGAAGTCAGAGTAGATTCAGAAGATGGCATATCTTATAAAAATGGTAATAGAGTTACTAGAAACACCTATACATTTAAAGAGCCTATACCAAAACATTATAGAAGGATAAGTAAAACACTTATAAACCTAGATTTATCAATCAAAATAAAAGGCTATATCATTAAACTTTTTAGTGTTGCAGAACCTCATTCATACAATATAAATAAATCACTAAATGAACTTGAAAAGGCACTCAAAATGAGTAAAACGACTATCAAAAAGTATAATGAAGAACTAATAGCAAAAGATTTACTGGAAATTACAGATAATGTTTGAACACTTAAAGTAGAATCTTTGATAGTAGATGAACCTCGTAAAATACCAAAGGAAGTACAAAGCATTTTTGAAGGTATGGAAAGTATAATTACCTTTAAGAAACAGAATAATCTTTCATTAACAAAATATGAAGCAATTTATTTAAGTGCAAAAAGCAAAGAATTTAAAGAGATAAAAGATTTAGAAAGTTGGTCTTACTGGCTATTGACTGGTGTTCCTTATAAATCTACCAATACAGATACCGGAGAAATAGCCCTATAAAACTTAATACTATGATTACATTTTTAATTATTTTACTTGCTATCATTGATATATTGGGAATCTATCTTTTATGAGTAACAATAAAAGTAGTAATTGATTGAGTAGCTAAAGAAGTAAACAAAGCAATAGATGAATTAACTAACCAAAATAACTAACCAATCAGTCTTATCAATGGATAAATTTCAAGAATTAGAAAATAAAGGTAGAACCTTATTAAAATCATTTCTAGACCAAATAGGAGCAACAGATCAACAACCAACAACAGATAAATTTAATCCTGTAGATTACTATTTCACATATAAAGGTAAAAAGGTAGTAGCTGAAATAAAATGCAGGGATATTAAATACAAAGATTATAATACTCATCTTATAGAAGATAGTAAATTAAAAGCTTTATTAAAAGCTAAAGAAAATAATGACTGTGATTTTGCTTACTATATAAATTTCTTTGGTAAAGATATTGTTTATTGATATAGTACAGGTAATATTATTAATACAGCTTCACAAAATAATATATACTGCAATAGAACTACAGCAGTAGATGCAGGGAAAAAAGATAAAGATGTTTGAATGATACCTGCTACAGTAGCAAAAGTGTATGTTAAAAAAGATAATTTTTGATATAAATTATAAATTATTATTAAGTTTGTATATAAAATAACACATATCTAAATATTAATTTATAATTATAGTACTATGAAAACAAACTTTAAATTAATCTTGTTTTTAGCTTTAATAATCTCATATAGTTGTTCAGAAATTAAAAAGAATGTAAGTTCAGAAATCAGAAAGAATGCAGATACTGAATTATATTTGAATGCAGACCAATACAGAACTTATGACTCTAGCACAGGAAAACCATTCACTGGCATTGGTGTAAGAAAGGGGAGTAATGAGTATTGCACCACTATTGAAATCAAATACGAGGACGGCTATGGTATAGAGACAAAATATATCGATAGTAAAGGAAAAATTGCTGCTATTTTCAGGTGTGACAAAGACTGTAATCCTACAGGTGAACTATACTATGATTACAACGGTAATGCTATCACGAAGGAAGAATTTTTAAAAGTGAGACGCTGATATTAATTGGAAGATATAGACAAAACTTACAAAACCTAGTATTTTGCATATACATAAAATTTATACAGTTCTCCAATAACACAAAGCCTACTTAGTTAATTCTAGGTAGGCTTTTCTGTTTCTTCTTTTACTTTATTCTTCTTTTGTAGCTCTCGTTTCTCTTTAGCAGATAATCCTGTTTTTACACATACAGAGCCATAAAAAATACCATCTCCTCCATTGTAACCTTCTTTGTATCCAATAACACCATAAGCTTCTACTTTACCACTATTGTCTAGTATATAATTATACGTTTTTTTGTTACCTTTAGGCAAGTAACCTACGTGTGTATTTTTATCATTGTAAATTGCCACTGCACATTTATCATATTCATTATCTGTTTCAGCAATAGCATATCCTCCTTTAAATTGTCCTAATTCTGCAAAACTTAGATTTCTAAAATTTGCACCTTTTAGTTCATAACAGCTAAACCCTATACGAGGAGATAAACCAAATACTTTATAGTTATTGCTTATATAATAAGATATATCATCAATCGTATTTTTAGAAATATTTTTAACTTCTTCTTTTTGATTACTATCAACTGATTTTGCATCTTGTTTATTGTATTTACGAATAAATAATGTGATACCTAAGACTAAAACAAGAATAAATATAAATAATCCCATAGTACTTACTTTTTTTATATGTTCTTTGCAAAAGTAAAAAATATATTTACTAACAGGTCACATTTTTAGAAATAATATCTATTTTCTGGTGTATCAAACTGTTTTAAAAAATCTGTAATAGAATATTCTTTAGTTTCTACAGATAGACTAAACCCAGATATAATATTTCCTTTAATATATCCTTTCTTCTTTTCAGTATCAAAAAACACATCATTGGACTTATAAAATATAGTGTAGTAATTATACTTTTTAGATGAATAGTAGCCAATATAAATAACCTGCCCAGTTTTAAATGTTACGATTATAATAGAAGATGTACGTTCATCATTGTATATAACTATGTTATCAATTACTTTATGGATTAGATCATATTTCTCAGTTTCATCAGTAATAGTATTGACTATAGAATTTATGTCTGAAATAGATTGAATAGCTTCTATTTGGTTTTCTTTAGATTTAATCTGCTTAAGTATAATCTCTTTTTCCTGTAAGTATTTACCTGCTTCTTTATTTATTGAATCCGCTTCTTTTAGCTTATTAGTATAAAGATCTGGTAGATTAGGGAACTGTGTTTTAATTTCAATAGCTGCATTAACAATTAGATTAGCTTTATCTGTTAATTCTGCCTGTTTCTTTTCCAGTCCAGCTATCTTCTTTTCCAGTTCTTCTACTTCTTCTTTTAAAGGCTTAAGATTTGCTTGTGTTTTGTTATTAGCCAACTCTTTATAATATAAGACCTTTACTGTCTCCCAGATAATATACTCAATCTTATGACTCTTAATAGACTTAGATTTACATTCTGTCTGTTTATTGGTAGCCTTAGCATACCTATCGTGACAACAATAAACACTTTTAGAAGAACTGTAGGTATAAGATACATTACAGTAAGGACACTTAATTAATCCTCTTAATAATTGAAAGTGTTTAACTCCACTGCTTTTACTTCTGATAGTTCTTTCTTTCATTTTACTAATTGCCAGATCATACAGTTCAGCAGATACAATAGCAGGTACTTTTACTGTAGCAGCTTCTGTTACCTTCCTGTACTTCTTTCCTTCCTTTGGCTTATCGCTCTTTAATCTTAGTTTAGCTTCTCCCTTATAAACAGTATTAACAAGTAAAGAAGATATAGTGGGTACTGTCCAGTTTTTACCACCTTTAGTTTTACCGCCTTCACCATTTAAAATAACAGGTATTCTATAACAGGAATATCCATCTGCTGAAAGCTGAAAGATTCTCTTTACTACTTCAGCTTCTTCATCATTTATAGATAACTTCTTTGTTTCTGTATTGTAGTCATAGCCATAAGCAGCTTTATAAGTATAACTGCTACCTTGCTTTAAAATCTTATTTCTTTTAGATGAAATAGTTCTGGCTTTAAATGTGGCTACTTCCTGTTCTGCTATCATAGATGTAATGCCAATAGCAAACATTCCAAGTTGATTATCAGAACCATCTTCGTTCAATGTGTGTAAACCTTCTTTTTTAGAATAGATACATATACCTATATCAGCAAATTCTCTTACTTGCTGCTGTAAGT
This genomic interval from uncultured Bacteroides sp. contains the following:
- a CDS encoding DUF3168 domain-containing protein; translation: MSLQIGKAIYDILHSNTDIVAKLQDKIFPLISEQGTTFPFIVYRRTGIIPAYTKDRYSVNDSVTVEIIVASEKYNESVEIADLVRLALEGKRGTYSNI
- a CDS encoding phage head closure protein — protein: MDKFTTRAQVTTNSGNRLNQNYEIIHTYNLTFTIRLYHNVEEADRIIYNGKKYKIISINKELYKQAITIIGELINE
- a CDS encoding head-tail connector protein, yielding MNYITLEQAKQHLLVDMDFKADDLYILDLITVAEDTVKQHLDVVSLSELEVGGELPPAIIHAMLLMIGNFYANREPVTFTTVAKLPLSYEYLLGLYKHYGIK
- a CDS encoding terminase large subunit — encoded protein: MEVSRKQGKTALAAALCLYYLITDGEDGAEVLLAANSKEQAKIAFDMCSNFVKGLDPKTKYLTPYRADILFRSTNSKLKVLAADDSKLDGFNASFGLLDEYHAAPNSKVRDVIKSSMGMRENPHLCTITTAGFDKTLPCYQLRTVAIEVLNELKTDDEMFIAIYSLDTEDDWRDEKN
- a CDS encoding phage terminase small subunit P27 family — encoded protein: MGKYTIPEDIENDATEYMADVLSELESRRILEEVDSAALTMLARNYSMFIKASKQLEIDGLTVTSDRGNIAPHPLIKIAKDAQTQAMKVMLEFGLTAKSRTKLPKKDNEDAEPSPFEQFIKEGKEVR
- a CDS encoding putative phage abortive infection protein, with translation MHLRKKWEESSLLERIIIIIIGVALFMLIFYCAWFFGVPSNDSGDWGDFGSYFGSITGLLAFAGAIYAIINSNKQAKATEERSVFFKMLELYQIQAEKVASLHLEENLKEKLVQYVVINEMINDKLDLKNNIELYESAASMFFRYTNTIQTKSGFIRRMCAEEELQYFKENINIDLLKKKLKSYLDKMDSGKCFNCKSYYNYASSVINSKIVSNDIISMYKAFRYVGDYIYKRNGYILGQYYRNIYYLMDMIADFKGVKTYSKIFRAQLSQHELLLLFYNAVSSQSTKKTVRYLLTYEIFNNINPDDIYLCNSDEFNNVQDYITSVLNEYLADPNNRED
- a CDS encoding ribbon-helix-helix domain-containing protein, translated to MKLTSMQTRITVRLDNDLSQNLDILHKATKVDKAKLVRLIMKDFFNKNNELLDKYYEETKTN
- a CDS encoding HNH endonuclease, with the translated sequence MHHIQSFMNYEGLKRREMAFNYNNLQSICKECHQKEHNH
- a CDS encoding HIRAN domain-containing protein, producing the protein MGLFIFILVLVLGITLFIRKYNKQDAKSVDSNQKEEVKNISKNTIDDISYYISNNYKVFGLSPRIGFSCYELKGANFRNLSFAELGQFKGGYAIAETDNEYDKCAVAIYNDKNTHVGYLPKGNKKTYNYILDNSGKVEAYGVIGYKEGYNGGDGIFYGSVCVKTGLSAKEKRELQKKNKVKEETEKPT
- a CDS encoding recombinase family protein, with protein sequence MKGAIYSRVSTEDQDYSKQTNELKDYAKANGIEVVYTFEEKISGFKNDREEFEKLRQLTKNDIDIILVWELSRLSRKSIYLQQQVREFADIGICIYSKKEGLHTLNEDGSDNQLGMFAIGITSMIAEQEVATFKARTISSKRNKILKQGSSYTYKAAYGYDYNTETKKLSINDEEAEVVKRIFQLSADGYSCYRIPVILNGEGGKTKGGKNWTVPTISSLLVNTVYKGEAKLRLKSDKPKEGKKYRKVTEAATVKVPAIVSAELYDLAISKMKERTIRSKSSGVKHFQLLRGLIKCPYCNVSYTYSSSKSVYCCHDRYAKATNKQTECKSKSIKSHKIEYIIWETVKVLYYKELANNKTQANLKPLKEEVEELEKKIAGLEKKQAELTDKANLIVNAAIEIKTQFPNLPDLYTNKLKEADSINKEAGKYLQEKEIILKQIKSKENQIEAIQSISDINSIVNTITDETEKYDLIHKVIDNIVIYNDERTSSIIIVTFKTGQVIYIGYYSSKKYNYYTIFYKSNDVFFDTEKKKGYIKGNIISGFSLSVETKEYSITDFLKQFDTPENRYYF